One region of Tissierellales bacterium genomic DNA includes:
- the secD gene encoding protein translocase subunit SecD, producing MKSKSWIIFILVVAIISLGSYTAIKGIDMGKFKIKNAKESIDLGLDLAGGVYVVLEAQTDAQGAELQKIMEQTKAIMTERVDGLGVSEPNIVIEGNKRIRIELAGVDEPQEAIDTIGKTAQLQFIDPDGEVVLTGKNVKKSEVMFESADSGDRPVVALEFDKEGAKKFEEATKRLSEKTAEEEKILYIVLDDQAISYPMVHETISGGSATITGQFTVDEASNLATLIRAGALPVDMEEIQSAVIGPTLGLQALDKSLLAGLVAIIFIFIFLIVLYRLPGFVASITLTAYILLVLLGMKVLDVKLTLPGIAGLVLSIGMAVDANILIFERIKEELQVGKTVRLSIDSGFKRALTSVLDSNITTLIAGAVLYYFGEGPIKGFGVTLILGIVASMITAVFITKYLLKLTVGMTGGENTKLYGA from the coding sequence ATGAAGAGTAAAAGTTGGATTATATTTATTTTAGTTGTTGCAATTATAAGCCTTGGTTCTTATACAGCTATTAAGGGTATAGACATGGGGAAATTTAAAATTAAGAATGCAAAAGAATCTATAGACTTAGGATTAGATTTAGCTGGTGGTGTATATGTGGTGTTGGAAGCTCAAACTGATGCTCAAGGAGCTGAATTACAGAAGATCATGGAACAAACAAAGGCTATTATGACTGAAAGGGTTGATGGATTAGGAGTTTCAGAACCGAATATAGTAATTGAAGGGAATAAGAGAATTAGAATAGAGTTAGCTGGTGTTGATGAGCCACAAGAAGCTATTGATACTATAGGTAAAACTGCTCAATTACAATTTATTGATCCAGATGGAGAAGTAGTTCTTACAGGGAAAAATGTAAAAAAATCGGAAGTTATGTTTGAATCTGCTGATTCAGGGGACAGGCCAGTTGTGGCTTTAGAGTTTGATAAAGAGGGAGCTAAGAAATTTGAGGAGGCAACAAAAAGATTATCGGAAAAGACTGCTGAAGAGGAAAAAATATTATATATAGTTTTAGACGATCAAGCAATATCCTATCCAATGGTACATGAAACTATTAGTGGGGGAAGTGCTACCATTACAGGACAATTTACTGTTGATGAAGCAAGTAATTTGGCAACCTTAATAAGGGCTGGGGCATTACCAGTAGATATGGAAGAAATTCAATCAGCAGTTATTGGCCCAACTTTAGGACTTCAAGCTTTAGATAAAAGTCTTTTAGCAGGCTTGGTTGCAATTATATTTATATTTATATTTTTAATTGTTCTTTATAGGTTACCAGGTTTTGTGGCTAGTATAACCTTAACTGCTTATATACTTTTAGTATTACTTGGTATGAAGGTCTTGGATGTTAAGTTAACTTTACCAGGTATAGCTGGATTAGTTTTATCTATTGGTATGGCCGTAGATGCTAATATTTTAATCTTTGAAAGAATAAAAGAAGAATTACAAGTGGGTAAAACTGTTAGACTTTCTATAGACTCTGGTTTTAAAAGGGCTTTAACTTCAGTACTGGATTCTAATATTACTACTTTAATAGCTGGTGCTGTTTTGTACTATTTTGGTGAAGGGCCAATAAAAGGATTTG
- a CDS encoding TIGR04086 family membrane protein translates to MKSKTINFLWSLLKSLVLSYIVTLGLVLIMAIMLTYTPLKEKSIPLLNTITMMISIITGAIYLTLKIGEKGWLNGGIVGVVYYLILLLINIIFIKNHSIDIYTTSKIIISLVTGVIGGMIGINLK, encoded by the coding sequence ATGAAATCTAAAACTATTAATTTTCTATGGTCTCTTTTAAAAAGCCTAGTTCTTTCTTATATAGTAACCTTAGGATTAGTACTAATTATGGCTATAATGCTTACATATACACCTTTAAAGGAAAAAAGTATTCCACTATTAAATACTATTACTATGATGATAAGTATAATTACAGGTGCAATTTATTTAACATTAAAAATAGGAGAAAAAGGTTGGTTAAATGGAGGAATTGTTGGAGTTGTTTATTATTTAATACTTTTATTAATTAATATTATTTTTATTAAAAATCATTCTATAGATATTTATACTACATCTAAAATTATAATATCTTTAGTAACGGGTGTTATCGGTGGTATGATAGGCATTAATTTAAAATAA
- the yajC gene encoding preprotein translocase subunit YajC — translation MPQALQPFIMPIALIAMMYFLMIRPQKKKEKERSEMLGSLKVGDEILTIGGIYGKIVVLKEDMLTIEVGKGKTKLDISKWAIGSVTKSKANKQTEDKKENDEK, via the coding sequence ATGCCACAAGCATTACAACCTTTCATAATGCCTATTGCTTTGATAGCTATGATGTACTTTCTTATGATAAGACCTCAAAAGAAGAAAGAAAAAGAAAGAAGTGAAATGTTAGGTTCTTTAAAAGTAGGCGATGAAATACTTACTATTGGTGGAATTTATGGAAAGATTGTAGTATTGAAAGAAGATATGCTAACAATTGAAGTAGGGAAAGGTAAAACTAAACTAGATATTTCTAAATGGGCAATTGGTAGTGTTACAAAATCAAAGGCAAATAAACAAACAGAAGACAAGAAAGAAAATGATGAAAAATAG
- the tgt gene encoding tRNA guanosine(34) transglycosylase Tgt: MAIKFELIKESKKTKARLGKLYTPHGVVETPVFMPVGTKATVKGMTPEETKELGASIILSNTYHLYLRPGHKLIEEAGGLHKFMNWDGPILTDSGGFQVFSLGEMRKITEEGVVFRSHIDGSKHMITPEKSMEIQNSLGSDIMMVFDECAPYPSSREYIENSMERTTRWAKRCKEYHKDWNKQGLFGIVQGGMYKDLREKSAKDLVKIDFPGYAIGGLSVGEPKELMCEILDFTTPLLPKDKPRYNMGVGTPDYLFESVIRGIDMADCVLPTRIARNGTLMTSRGKLVVRNAKYKKDFNKLDPECDCYTCTNYSRAYMRHLFNVNEILGARLATIHNLYFLLKLMENIREAIKEDRLLEYKNIFYKKYGYIN, translated from the coding sequence ATGGCTATTAAATTTGAATTAATAAAAGAATCAAAGAAAACTAAAGCTAGATTAGGGAAATTATATACACCTCATGGAGTAGTAGAAACCCCTGTATTCATGCCAGTGGGTACTAAGGCAACAGTTAAGGGAATGACTCCTGAGGAGACAAAGGAATTAGGTGCTAGTATAATATTATCTAATACTTATCATCTATATTTAAGGCCAGGCCATAAGTTAATTGAAGAAGCAGGTGGACTACATAAATTTATGAATTGGGATGGGCCTATTTTAACTGATAGTGGAGGATTTCAAGTTTTCAGTTTAGGTGAAATGAGAAAGATTACTGAAGAGGGAGTAGTGTTTAGATCTCATATTGATGGTTCAAAGCATATGATTACTCCAGAAAAGTCTATGGAAATACAAAACTCTTTAGGTTCAGATATTATGATGGTTTTTGATGAATGTGCACCTTATCCTTCATCTAGAGAGTATATTGAAAATTCTATGGAAAGGACTACTAGATGGGCAAAAAGATGTAAAGAATATCATAAAGACTGGAACAAACAAGGACTTTTTGGTATAGTACAAGGAGGCATGTATAAAGATTTAAGAGAAAAAAGTGCAAAAGACCTTGTAAAAATAGATTTTCCAGGTTATGCTATAGGAGGGTTAAGTGTTGGAGAGCCAAAGGAATTAATGTGTGAAATTTTGGATTTTACAACGCCTTTATTGCCTAAGGACAAACCAAGGTATAATATGGGTGTAGGTACTCCTGACTACTTATTTGAATCAGTTATTAGAGGTATCGATATGGCTGATTGTGTTCTACCTACTAGAATAGCTAGAAATGGAACTTTAATGACTAGTAGGGGAAAATTAGTCGTTAGAAATGCAAAGTATAAAAAAGATTTTAATAAATTAGACCCGGAATGTGATTGTTATACATGTACTAACTATTCAAGGGCCTATATGAGACATTTATTTAATGTAAATGAAATTTTAGGGGCAAGATTGGCTACTATACATAACTTATATTTTCTATTAAAGCTAATGGAAAATATTCGTGAGGCCATAAAAGAAGATAGATTATTAGAATATAAAAATATTTTTTATAAAAAATATGGATATATAAATTAA